One segment of Arvicanthis niloticus isolate mArvNil1 chromosome 5, mArvNil1.pat.X, whole genome shotgun sequence DNA contains the following:
- the Mib2 gene encoding E3 ubiquitin-protein ligase MIB2 isoform X2 codes for MDLDPHAGVQVGMRVVRGMDWKWGQQDGGEGGVGTVVELGRHGSPSTPDRTVVVQWDQGTRTNYRAGYQGAHDLLLYDNAQIGIRHPNIICDCCKKHGLRGMRWKCRVCFDYDLCTQCYMHNKHDLTHAFERYETSHSRPVTLSPRQGLPRIPLRGIFQGAKVVRGPDWEWGSQDGGEGKTGRVVDIRGWDVETGRSVASVTWADGTTNVYRVGHKGKVDLRCVGEAAGGFYYKEHLPKLGKPAELQRRVSADGQPFQRGDKVKCLLDTDVLRDMQEGHGGWNPRMAEMGTVHRITDRGDVRVQFNHETRWTFHPGALTKHNSFWVGDVVRVIDDLDTVKRLQAGHGEWTDDMAPALGRVGKVVKVFGDGNLRVAVGGQRWTFSPSCLVAYRPEEDANLDVAERARENKSSLSVALDKLRTQKSDPEHPGRLVVEAALGNVARALDLLRRHPEQVDTKNQGRTALQVAAYLGQVELVRLLLQARASVDLPDEEGNTALHYTAMGNQPEATRVLLSAGCGVDARNGTRSTALHVAVQRGFLEVVKILCERGCDVNLPDAHADTPLHSAISAGAGASSIVEVLTEVPGIDVTATNSQGFTLLHHASLKGHVLAVRKILARARQLVDAKKEDGFTALHLAALNNHREVAQVLIREGRCDVNVRNRKLQSPLHLAVQQAHLGLVPLLVDAGCSVNTEDEEGDTALHVALQRHQLLPLVVDRAGGDPGPLQLLSRLQASGLPGSTELTVGAAVACFLALEGADVSYANHRGRSPLDLATEGRVLKALQGCAQRFRERQAGGGGGVPPGPRHVLTTPNTVTNLHVSGTAGPEAAECLVCSELALLVLFSPCQHRTVCEECARRMKKCIRCQVVISKKLRPDGSEVVNAIQVPGPPRQLVEELQSRYRQMEERITCPICIDNHIRLVFQCGHGACAPCGAALNACPICRQPIRDRIQIFV; via the exons ATGGACCTGGACCCCCATGCAGGTGTGCAGGTGGGCATGCGTGTGGTACGCGGAATGGACTGGAAATGGGGCCAGCAGGATGGAGGTGAGGGCGGTGTGGGCACCGTGGTGGAGCTTGGCCGCCATGGCAGCCCCTCGACCCCCGACCGTACAGTTGTCGTTCAGTGGGACCAGGGCACACGTACCAACTATCGAGCTGGCTACCAAGGTGCCCATGACCTGTTGCTCTATGACAACGCCCAAATCG GTATCCGCCACCCCAACATCATCTGTGACTGCTGCAAGAAACATGGGCTTCGTGGCATGCGTTGGAAGTGCCGTGTCTGCTTTGACTATGACCTCTGCACGCAGTGCTACATGCACAACAAGCATGACCTTACCCATGCCTTCGAGCGCTATGAGACATCGCACTCACGCCC GGTTACGTTGAGTCCCCGACAGGGCCTCCCTCGAATCCCACTGAGGGGCATCTTTCAAGGAGCAAAAGTGGTACGAGGCCCTGACTGGGAATGGGGCTCACAAGATG GAGGCGAAGGGAAGACAGGCCGTGTGGTGGATATCCGTGGCTGGGATGTGGAGACAGGCCGAAGTGTGGCCAGTGTCACATGGGCAGATGGAACCACCAATGTGTACCGAGTGGGCCACAAAGGCAAGGTGGATCTCAGATGTGTTGGTGAGGCAGCTGGCGGCTTTTACTACAAGGAGCACCTCCCGAAGCTTG gcaagCCAGCAGAGCTGCAACGCAGGGTGAGTGCTGATGGCCAGCCCTTCCAGCGTGGGGACAAGGTCAAGTGTCTGCTGGACACAGATGTCCTGAGGGACATGCAGGAAGGCCATGGTGGCTGGAACCCTAGGATGGCAGAG ATGGGCACCGTGCACCGCATCACAGACCGTGGGGACGTGCGTGTGCAGTTCAACCATGAGACCCGCTGGACCTTCCACCCTGGGGCTCTCACCAAG CACAACAGCTTCTGGGTGGGTGATGTGGTCCGGGTCATCGATGACCTTGACACTGTGAAGCGACTGCAGGCTGGACATGGTGAATGGACTGACGACATGGCCCCT GCCCTGGGCCGCGTGGGGAAAGTGGTGAAGGTGTTTGGAGATGGAAACTTGCGTGTGGCAGTTGGCGGTCAGCGATGGACCTTCAGCCCCTCCTGCCTGGTGGCCTACCGGCCCGAGGAAGATGCCAACCTGGATGTAGCTGAGCGTGccagagagaacaaaa GCTCACTGAGTGTGGCCCTGGACAAGCTTCGGACCCAGAAGAGTGACCCAGAGCACCCAGGGAGGCTGGTAGTAGAGGCTGCACTGGGAAATGTAGCCCGGGCTCTGGATCTACTGCGAAGGCATCCAGAGCAG GTGGACACAAAGAACCAGGGCAGAACTGCCCTGCAGGTGGCTGCTTACCTGGGCCAGGTAGAGCTGGTACGGCTGCTGCTGCAGGCAAGAGCAAGTGTGGACCTGCCAGATGAGGAGGGCAACACTGCACTGCACTACACAGCCATGGG GAACCAGCCTGAGGCCACAAGGGTGCTCCTGAGTGCAGGATGTGGGGTAGATGCTCGGAATGGCACACGCAGCACAGCCCTCCATGTGGCTGTACAGAGGGGCTTCCTAGAGGTGGTAAAGATCCTGTGTGAACGTGGTTGTGATGTCAACTTGCCG GATGCCCATGCAGACACACCCCTACATTCTGCCATTTCTGCGGGTGCCGGTGCCAGCAGCATTGTTGAAGTCCTTACCGAGGTGCCTGGCATCGATGTCACTGCTACCAATAGCCAGGGCTTCACACTGCTGCACCACGCATCCCTCAAGGGCCATGTGCT AGCAGTTAGAAAGATTCTGGCAAGGGCACGGCAGCTGGTGGATGCCAAGAAGGAGGATGGCTTCACTGCACTCCATCTGGCAGCTCTCAACAACCACCGTGAAGTGGCCCAGGTCCTAATCCGAGAG GGTCGCTGTGATGTGAATGTGCGAAACAGGAAGCTTCAATCCCCACTCCATCTGGCTGTGCAGCAGGCCCACCTGGGGCTGGTACCGCTGCTGGTGGACGCAGGCTGCAGTGTCAACACTGAGGATGAGGAGGGCGATACAGCCCTACATGTAGCACTACAGCGCCATCAGCTGTTGCCCCTGGTGGTTGACAGGGCTGGGGGAGACCCTGGGCCCTTGCAGCTGCTGTCAAGG ctacaggcctcaggcctccCAGGCAGCACAGAGTTGACTGTAGGCGCTGCAGTGGCCTGCTTCCTGGCATTGGAGGGTGCTGACGTGAGCTACGCAAACCACCGAGGCCGGAGCCCACTGGACCTGGCTACAGAAGGCCGTGTGCTCAAGGCCTTGCAGGGCTGTGCCCAGCGCTTCAG GGAGCGACAGGCAGGTGGCGGTGGGGGTGTGCCCCCGGGCCCCCGGCATGTGCTGACTACTCCTAACACCGTGACGAACCTGCATGTGTCTGGCACAGCAGGGCCAGAGGCTGCCGAGTGCCTGGTGTGCTCGGAGCTGGCATTGCTAGTTCTGTTTTCACCGTGTCAGCACCGCACAGTGTGTGAGG AGTGCGCTCGAAGGATGAAGAAGTGTATCAGGTGCCAGGTGGTCATCAGCAAGAAGCTACGCCCAG ATGGTTCAGAGGTGGTAAATGCCATCCAGGTCCCCGGCCCACCTCGGCAACTGGTAGAGGAGCTACAGAGCCGCTACAGGCAGATGGAGGAGCGCATCACCTGCCCCATCTGCATCGACAACCACATCCGCCTAGTGTTCCAGTGCGGCCATGGAGCGTGCGCACCCTGTGGCGCTGCGCTTAACGCCTGCCCCATCTGCCGCCAGCCCATCCGTGACCGCATTCAGATCTTCGTGTGA
- the Mib2 gene encoding E3 ubiquitin-protein ligase MIB2 isoform X5, protein MRWKCRVCFDYDLCTQCYMHNKHDLTHAFERYETSHSRPVTLSPRQGLPRIPLRGIFQGAKVVRGPDWEWGSQDGGEGKTGRVVDIRGWDVETGRSVASVTWADGTTNVYRVGHKGKVDLRCVGEAAGGFYYKEHLPKLGKPAELQRRVSADGQPFQRGDKVKCLLDTDVLRDMQEGHGGWNPRMAEFIGQMGTVHRITDRGDVRVQFNHETRWTFHPGALTKHNSFWVGDVVRVIDDLDTVKRLQAGHGEWTDDMAPALGRVGKVVKVFGDGNLRVAVGGQRWTFSPSCLVAYRPEEDANLDVAERARENKSSLSVALDKLRTQKSDPEHPGRLVVEAALGNVARALDLLRRHPEQVDTKNQGRTALQVAAYLGQVELVRLLLQARASVDLPDEEGNTALHYTAMGNQPEATRVLLSAGCGVDARNGTRSTALHVAVQRGFLEVVKILCERGCDVNLPDAHADTPLHSAISAGAGASSIVEVLTEVPGIDVTATNSQGFTLLHHASLKGHVLAVRKILARARQLVDAKKEDGFTALHLAALNNHREVAQVLIREGRCDVNVRNRKLQSPLHLAVQQAHLGLVPLLVDAGCSVNTEDEEGDTALHVALQRHQLLPLVVDRAGGDPGPLQLLSRLQASGLPGSTELTVGAAVACFLALEGADVSYANHRGRSPLDLATEGRVLKALQGCAQRFRERQAGGGGGVPPGPRHVLTTPNTVTNLHVSGTAGPEAAECLVCSELALLVLFSPCQHRTVCEECARRMKKCIRCQVVISKKLRPDGSEVVNAIQVPGPPRQLVEELQSRYRQMEERITCPICIDNHIRLVFQCGHGACAPCGAALNACPICRQPIRDRIQIFV, encoded by the exons ATGCGTTGGAAGTGCCGTGTCTGCTTTGACTATGACCTCTGCACGCAGTGCTACATGCACAACAAGCATGACCTTACCCATGCCTTCGAGCGCTATGAGACATCGCACTCACGCCC GGTTACGTTGAGTCCCCGACAGGGCCTCCCTCGAATCCCACTGAGGGGCATCTTTCAAGGAGCAAAAGTGGTACGAGGCCCTGACTGGGAATGGGGCTCACAAGATG GAGGCGAAGGGAAGACAGGCCGTGTGGTGGATATCCGTGGCTGGGATGTGGAGACAGGCCGAAGTGTGGCCAGTGTCACATGGGCAGATGGAACCACCAATGTGTACCGAGTGGGCCACAAAGGCAAGGTGGATCTCAGATGTGTTGGTGAGGCAGCTGGCGGCTTTTACTACAAGGAGCACCTCCCGAAGCTTG gcaagCCAGCAGAGCTGCAACGCAGGGTGAGTGCTGATGGCCAGCCCTTCCAGCGTGGGGACAAGGTCAAGTGTCTGCTGGACACAGATGTCCTGAGGGACATGCAGGAAGGCCATGGTGGCTGGAACCCTAGGATGGCAGAG TTTATCGGACAGATGGGCACCGTGCACCGCATCACAGACCGTGGGGACGTGCGTGTGCAGTTCAACCATGAGACCCGCTGGACCTTCCACCCTGGGGCTCTCACCAAG CACAACAGCTTCTGGGTGGGTGATGTGGTCCGGGTCATCGATGACCTTGACACTGTGAAGCGACTGCAGGCTGGACATGGTGAATGGACTGACGACATGGCCCCT GCCCTGGGCCGCGTGGGGAAAGTGGTGAAGGTGTTTGGAGATGGAAACTTGCGTGTGGCAGTTGGCGGTCAGCGATGGACCTTCAGCCCCTCCTGCCTGGTGGCCTACCGGCCCGAGGAAGATGCCAACCTGGATGTAGCTGAGCGTGccagagagaacaaaa GCTCACTGAGTGTGGCCCTGGACAAGCTTCGGACCCAGAAGAGTGACCCAGAGCACCCAGGGAGGCTGGTAGTAGAGGCTGCACTGGGAAATGTAGCCCGGGCTCTGGATCTACTGCGAAGGCATCCAGAGCAG GTGGACACAAAGAACCAGGGCAGAACTGCCCTGCAGGTGGCTGCTTACCTGGGCCAGGTAGAGCTGGTACGGCTGCTGCTGCAGGCAAGAGCAAGTGTGGACCTGCCAGATGAGGAGGGCAACACTGCACTGCACTACACAGCCATGGG GAACCAGCCTGAGGCCACAAGGGTGCTCCTGAGTGCAGGATGTGGGGTAGATGCTCGGAATGGCACACGCAGCACAGCCCTCCATGTGGCTGTACAGAGGGGCTTCCTAGAGGTGGTAAAGATCCTGTGTGAACGTGGTTGTGATGTCAACTTGCCG GATGCCCATGCAGACACACCCCTACATTCTGCCATTTCTGCGGGTGCCGGTGCCAGCAGCATTGTTGAAGTCCTTACCGAGGTGCCTGGCATCGATGTCACTGCTACCAATAGCCAGGGCTTCACACTGCTGCACCACGCATCCCTCAAGGGCCATGTGCT AGCAGTTAGAAAGATTCTGGCAAGGGCACGGCAGCTGGTGGATGCCAAGAAGGAGGATGGCTTCACTGCACTCCATCTGGCAGCTCTCAACAACCACCGTGAAGTGGCCCAGGTCCTAATCCGAGAG GGTCGCTGTGATGTGAATGTGCGAAACAGGAAGCTTCAATCCCCACTCCATCTGGCTGTGCAGCAGGCCCACCTGGGGCTGGTACCGCTGCTGGTGGACGCAGGCTGCAGTGTCAACACTGAGGATGAGGAGGGCGATACAGCCCTACATGTAGCACTACAGCGCCATCAGCTGTTGCCCCTGGTGGTTGACAGGGCTGGGGGAGACCCTGGGCCCTTGCAGCTGCTGTCAAGG ctacaggcctcaggcctccCAGGCAGCACAGAGTTGACTGTAGGCGCTGCAGTGGCCTGCTTCCTGGCATTGGAGGGTGCTGACGTGAGCTACGCAAACCACCGAGGCCGGAGCCCACTGGACCTGGCTACAGAAGGCCGTGTGCTCAAGGCCTTGCAGGGCTGTGCCCAGCGCTTCAG GGAGCGACAGGCAGGTGGCGGTGGGGGTGTGCCCCCGGGCCCCCGGCATGTGCTGACTACTCCTAACACCGTGACGAACCTGCATGTGTCTGGCACAGCAGGGCCAGAGGCTGCCGAGTGCCTGGTGTGCTCGGAGCTGGCATTGCTAGTTCTGTTTTCACCGTGTCAGCACCGCACAGTGTGTGAGG AGTGCGCTCGAAGGATGAAGAAGTGTATCAGGTGCCAGGTGGTCATCAGCAAGAAGCTACGCCCAG ATGGTTCAGAGGTGGTAAATGCCATCCAGGTCCCCGGCCCACCTCGGCAACTGGTAGAGGAGCTACAGAGCCGCTACAGGCAGATGGAGGAGCGCATCACCTGCCCCATCTGCATCGACAACCACATCCGCCTAGTGTTCCAGTGCGGCCATGGAGCGTGCGCACCCTGTGGCGCTGCGCTTAACGCCTGCCCCATCTGCCGCCAGCCCATCCGTGACCGCATTCAGATCTTCGTGTGA